In Bacillus sp. Cs-700, one genomic interval encodes:
- the nhaC gene encoding Na+/H+ antiporter NhaC, which produces MRRTDKQMTFGLAIVPFIAMIVAMVFTIVVFEGSAHIPLILGAVVSAFIAWFVGFSWGEIESSIYKGIRLALPAVVIIILVGIVIGAWIGGGIVATMFYYGLKLISPAFFLVSIAVICAIVSIATGSSWSTMGTIGIAGMGIGMSMDIPSGMVAGAIISGAYFGDKMSPLSDTTNLASGTVGANLFEHIKHMTYTTVPAFIIALGVYWYLGTKFASNKIDFEKIEAIMKVLQEEFVISPWLLIAPALVIVLVSKKVPVIPSLISGIILGFLADVFVQSGDVGTAVNTLQSGFFIETGNATIDELFNRGGIDDMMYTVSLVICAMTFGGILENTGMLHAIVNQIIKIAKTAKGLLTTTVMSAFATNVLTAEQYISVVLPGRMYVKRYRDLNLHPKNLSRAIEDGGTLTSVFVPWNTCAVFIFGTLGVSVMDYAPYAILNYLVPILSIVFAWTGLTVAYMTKEERMSWVEDEEKVEEVG; this is translated from the coding sequence ATGAGGAGAACCGATAAGCAGATGACTTTTGGTTTAGCAATTGTTCCGTTCATAGCTATGATTGTTGCGATGGTTTTTACCATTGTCGTTTTTGAAGGAAGTGCCCATATTCCTCTTATTTTGGGTGCTGTCGTATCCGCTTTCATTGCTTGGTTTGTTGGTTTCAGTTGGGGTGAAATCGAATCTAGTATTTACAAAGGAATTCGTCTTGCGTTACCAGCAGTGGTTATCATCATTCTTGTAGGGATCGTTATAGGTGCCTGGATTGGCGGAGGAATTGTAGCAACGATGTTTTATTATGGTTTAAAGCTCATATCGCCGGCTTTTTTCTTAGTTTCTATTGCGGTTATTTGTGCAATTGTCTCGATTGCGACGGGAAGTTCGTGGTCCACAATGGGGACAATCGGTATTGCAGGGATGGGAATAGGAATGAGTATGGACATTCCTTCTGGGATGGTTGCTGGAGCAATTATTTCAGGAGCGTACTTTGGCGATAAAATGTCTCCTCTTTCAGATACGACGAATCTCGCTTCAGGAACAGTAGGGGCAAATTTGTTCGAGCATATTAAGCATATGACGTATACTACAGTGCCCGCCTTTATCATTGCTCTAGGTGTTTACTGGTATTTAGGAACAAAATTTGCCTCAAATAAGATTGATTTTGAGAAAATCGAAGCGATTATGAAAGTGTTACAAGAAGAGTTTGTTATTTCACCCTGGCTCCTTATAGCGCCAGCTCTAGTAATTGTATTAGTATCAAAAAAAGTACCCGTTATCCCTTCCTTAATTTCTGGTATTATTCTGGGTTTTCTTGCTGATGTTTTTGTGCAGAGCGGTGATGTAGGAACAGCAGTCAATACATTGCAAAGCGGGTTTTTCATTGAAACAGGGAATGCCACAATCGATGAACTTTTCAATCGAGGTGGGATAGACGATATGATGTATACCGTCTCTCTCGTAATTTGTGCGATGACGTTTGGTGGAATACTAGAAAACACAGGAATGCTTCATGCAATTGTAAATCAAATTATTAAAATAGCAAAAACAGCAAAAGGGTTATTAACAACGACAGTGATGTCTGCCTTTGCAACAAATGTGTTAACGGCAGAGCAGTATATATCAGTAGTGCTACCAGGTCGGATGTATGTGAAGAGATATAGGGATTTAAATCTCCATCCCAAAAATTTATCAAGGGCCATCGAGGATGGTGGGACATTAACTTCTGTGTTTGTCCCGTGGAATACGTGTGCTGTATTTATCTTTGGTACTTTAGGAGTTTCTGTGATGGACTATGCGCCATATGCGATTTTAAATTATCTCGTGCCGATTCTTTCGATTGTCTTTGCATGGACTGGTTTAACAGTTGCTTATATGACAAAGGAAGAGAGAATGAGCTGGGTAGAGGATGAAGAGAAGGTAGAAGAAGTAGGATAA